In Nitrosarchaeum koreense MY1, one genomic interval encodes:
- a CDS encoding peptidylprolyl isomerase, translating to MTFNKGSLILIDYTAKVKDNAEVFDTTIEEDAKKHSIHESNVKYQPKLVSIGEVSYPVLKGLDEALAKTSVGDKLTIEVTPDKGFGERDSGKVRMIPIRKLGEDAEKVSVGDTIEVDNKRGIIRYIGSGRVQIDYNHRYAGKTILYDVNVVKSLETPNDKVDGILKNRLPLEDSKIAFELKDKEVNITIPEEILRADGLQIMKHFIQLDIFKFVPSLEKINFIETHLNKQTQTKKAETKEEKTPEPKTA from the coding sequence TTGACTTTCAATAAAGGTTCATTGATACTAATTGATTATACTGCTAAGGTTAAAGATAATGCAGAGGTTTTTGATACTACTATTGAAGAAGATGCAAAAAAACATTCTATTCATGAATCAAATGTAAAATATCAACCAAAGCTTGTTTCAATTGGCGAAGTATCATATCCTGTTCTCAAAGGATTAGATGAAGCATTAGCTAAAACTTCAGTAGGTGATAAACTCACAATTGAAGTTACACCTGACAAGGGATTTGGCGAACGTGATTCTGGTAAAGTTAGAATGATTCCAATTAGAAAGCTTGGTGAAGACGCTGAAAAAGTTTCTGTAGGTGATACAATTGAAGTTGACAATAAGAGAGGAATTATAAGATATATTGGCTCAGGAAGAGTCCAAATCGATTATAATCATAGATATGCAGGGAAAACAATTCTTTATGATGTTAATGTAGTAAAATCACTTGAAACTCCAAATGATAAAGTCGATGGAATTCTAAAAAATAGACTGCCACTAGAAGATTCAAAGATTGCATTTGAATTAAAAGATAAAGAAGTAAACATTACAATTCCTGAAGAAATACTACGAGCTGATGGACTTCAAATAATGAAACACTTCATACAATTAGATATTTTCAAATTTGTTCCATCATTAGAGAAAATTAACTTTATTGAAACACATCTCAACAAACAAACTCAAACAAAGAAAGCTGAAACCAAAGAAGAAAAAACACCAGAACCAAAAACAGCTTAA
- a CDS encoding M24 family metallopeptidase: MKERRKNLLKFAQKIDCDTLIAFEPENLFYMTGFWGEAIGMLEKGGKTTIIAPELEVGRVKEESEDCDVITAERGMGLISSLINKIKKKSVCTDCQNYSVMTSLKKSVPKIISSTEPFYDSRIIKDELEINILKKASKIIDEMYELCNKKMKVGQKESELQTILMSYAMEQKMFDTGYKSTLNPLIIAGGSNGALPHAQVTDRKFKKGDLVVVDLTLRYKGYVSDATRTFAIGKISPKEKQVYEIVKESQKLGLKSVKPNINCKDVDSACRKYIEEQNYGKYFIHSTGHGIGLEVHELPTISYRSDTKLKENMAITVEPGIYIPNKFGVRIEDSLIVKDKPIILHKFTKDLITI, from the coding sequence GTGAAGGAACGAAGAAAAAATCTTCTCAAATTCGCTCAAAAGATCGACTGTGATACACTAATTGCATTTGAGCCTGAAAATTTATTCTACATGACTGGATTTTGGGGGGAGGCAATTGGTATGTTGGAAAAAGGAGGAAAAACTACCATTATTGCTCCTGAACTTGAAGTAGGCCGTGTTAAAGAAGAATCTGAAGACTGTGATGTAATTACTGCAGAACGTGGTATGGGATTAATCTCTTCATTAATCAATAAAATCAAAAAAAAATCTGTCTGTACTGATTGCCAAAATTATTCAGTAATGACATCTCTCAAAAAATCTGTCCCTAAGATAATATCATCTACTGAACCATTTTATGATTCTCGTATTATAAAAGATGAATTAGAGATCAATATTTTGAAAAAAGCTTCAAAGATAATTGATGAAATGTATGAACTTTGTAATAAAAAAATGAAAGTAGGTCAAAAAGAGTCTGAATTACAAACAATCTTGATGTCATACGCAATGGAACAAAAAATGTTTGATACTGGATACAAATCAACACTTAACCCTTTGATTATAGCTGGAGGATCCAATGGAGCATTACCACATGCACAAGTAACTGACAGAAAATTCAAAAAAGGAGATCTCGTAGTAGTTGATCTTACATTGAGATACAAAGGATATGTTTCAGATGCAACTAGAACATTTGCAATTGGAAAAATATCTCCTAAAGAAAAACAGGTCTATGAAATTGTAAAAGAATCACAAAAACTTGGATTAAAATCAGTTAAACCAAATATTAATTGTAAAGATGTAGACTCTGCTTGTAGAAAATATATCGAAGAACAAAACTATGGAAAATATTTTATTCATTCAACAGGTCATGGTATTGGACTTGAAGTTCATGAGTTACCAACTATCTCATATCGAAGTGATACCAAATTAAAAGAGAATATGGCTATTACTGTAGAACCTGGAATCTATATACCAAATAAATTTGGAGTAAGAATTGAAGACTCCTTAATTGTAAAAGATAAACCAATAATTTTGCATAAATTTACAAAAGATCTAATTACTATCTAA
- the psmB gene encoding archaeal proteasome endopeptidase complex subunit beta, with protein sequence MSNNVEEKILHGTTTVGIKAKDGVVLCADMRASAGYFIANNNTMKIQKIDAHAGLTLAGGVADAQNIVDILRYHSNLHRVEKQGPISIHSLARLCSLIFHQNRGYPFMADILVGGYDANGPALFNIDMFGSVEQKSYVTTGSGSPVAYGLLEEEYRSDLTVEEAKKIALRAVKAAIVRNIGTGDGINIAVMDKDGFRLLTEEQKKAVIEL encoded by the coding sequence TTGTCAAATAATGTTGAAGAAAAAATTCTGCACGGGACTACCACTGTAGGTATCAAGGCTAAAGACGGTGTTGTCTTATGCGCTGATATGAGAGCCAGTGCTGGATATTTCATTGCAAATAACAATACTATGAAAATTCAAAAAATTGATGCACACGCAGGCTTGACTTTAGCTGGAGGTGTAGCAGATGCTCAAAACATTGTGGATATACTTCGTTATCATTCAAATCTTCATAGAGTAGAAAAACAGGGACCGATTTCAATTCATTCTCTTGCTAGACTCTGTTCTCTCATATTTCATCAGAATCGTGGTTATCCATTCATGGCAGATATTCTCGTTGGTGGTTATGATGCAAATGGCCCTGCATTATTTAATATCGACATGTTTGGTTCAGTTGAACAAAAATCTTATGTAACAACAGGTAGTGGCTCTCCTGTAGCATATGGTTTGTTAGAAGAAGAATATAGATCAGATCTAACAGTAGAAGAAGCAAAAAAAATTGCTCTAAGAGCAGTAAAAGCCGCAATAGTTAGAAACATTGGTACTGGCGATGGAATTAACATCGCAGTTATGGATAAAGACGGATTCCGTCTTTTGACTGAAGAACAAAAGAAAGCAGTCATCGAACTTTAG
- the coaBC gene encoding bifunctional phosphopantothenoylcysteine decarboxylase/phosphopantothenate--cysteine ligase CoaBC: MAAKKKIIKEKNHPSLDIVSSYGVELSGKKIVLCVAGSVAAYKAIELARLLMRHGADVRCVTSDAVTKLVQPDYFKWATGNAVITKLTGELEHIKLADYNQSDLIIVYPATANTLGKLANGIDDTPVSTVLTVGFGSKIPILMCLAMHASMYENAAVKKNVEFLKNKIEFLSPQQTEGKAKATEPEDVLDYVLKKFGFSSILKNKKVLITAGPTIEYIDPVRIITNQSSGKTGMLLASELISSGAKVTLVYGPGSEKPPKGVKLIKISTSNEIFNVVKKEMQNKFDIVIMTAAISDYIPENPSKNKIKSSKNKIKISLKKTPKIINFIKKYQKNVFLVGFKAEANIPKNELISLAKKKMIESNADMIIANDIGSKRYKKNPESNEILIIDSNRVISSGWMKKEKIAKLIIKEIENKIKT; this comes from the coding sequence TTGGCAGCTAAAAAGAAGATCATTAAGGAAAAGAATCACCCATCATTAGATATTGTGAGCTCATATGGAGTTGAACTTTCTGGGAAAAAAATCGTTCTTTGTGTAGCAGGAAGTGTAGCAGCATACAAAGCAATCGAATTAGCAAGATTGCTAATGAGACATGGTGCAGATGTCAGATGTGTTACAAGTGATGCAGTTACAAAATTAGTACAACCAGATTATTTCAAGTGGGCAACAGGAAATGCAGTAATAACAAAGCTAACAGGTGAATTAGAACATATTAAATTAGCAGACTATAACCAATCAGATCTCATCATAGTTTATCCAGCAACGGCAAACACACTGGGAAAATTAGCTAATGGTATTGACGATACACCAGTATCTACGGTGCTTACAGTAGGATTTGGTTCAAAGATTCCAATTTTGATGTGTCTTGCCATGCATGCATCAATGTATGAAAATGCAGCAGTAAAAAAGAATGTGGAATTTTTAAAGAATAAAATTGAATTTTTATCTCCTCAACAAACTGAAGGTAAAGCAAAAGCTACCGAACCAGAAGATGTTTTAGATTATGTATTAAAAAAATTTGGATTTTCATCTATTTTAAAAAATAAAAAAGTTTTGATTACAGCTGGACCAACAATTGAATATATTGATCCTGTTAGAATAATTACAAATCAAAGCTCAGGAAAAACTGGTATGTTATTAGCCTCAGAATTAATTTCGTCAGGAGCTAAAGTCACATTAGTTTATGGTCCAGGAAGTGAAAAACCACCAAAGGGAGTAAAATTAATTAAAATTTCTACAAGCAATGAAATATTTAATGTTGTAAAAAAAGAGATGCAAAATAAATTCGATATTGTAATAATGACAGCTGCTATATCAGACTACATTCCAGAAAATCCTAGCAAAAATAAAATAAAAAGTTCTAAAAATAAAATAAAAATCAGCCTCAAAAAGACTCCAAAAATAATTAATTTTATTAAAAAATATCAGAAAAATGTATTCTTGGTAGGTTTCAAAGCTGAGGCAAATATTCCAAAAAATGAATTAATTTCACTTGCAAAGAAAAAAATGATAGAGTCAAATGCAGATATGATCATCGCAAATGACATTGGTTCAAAAAGATATAAAAAAAATCCTGAAAGTAATGAGATATTGATCATAGATTCAAACCGTGTAATTTCATCTGGTTGGATGAAAAAAGAAAAGATTGCCAAATTAATTATAAAAGAGATTGAAAATAAAATAAAAACATAA
- a CDS encoding DUF814 domain-containing protein, whose amino-acid sequence MYDVKFVYSNFDFFNMADEKKKVVALLSGGLDSQLAVRMMQEQGFEVSAVAIKTPFCDFDCGRGCGFEIRERADDLNVNLKTVYLGDEYIEMLKHPKHGIGAGFNPCVDCRTMMFDAAKKHMEEIGAEFIISGEVLGQRPMSQHAPSLRTIEKDSGLIGKIVRPLSAGLLPETDPEKNGLIKRENLGMIKGRTRRAQLEMAKKYGIENPPNAGGGCLLTDPTFGLRAKDLFSHIETPTINDIDLLKVGRHFRLDEQTKFVVGRNKDENEMIKAIALPDDILLQVRDHMGPVSILRGKNADMYVKFASSITLRYSDAPKGIQSTITISKNNITNEITAEHAEEESYIKFRI is encoded by the coding sequence ATGTATGATGTAAAGTTTGTATACAGCAATTTTGATTTTTTTAATATGGCAGACGAAAAAAAGAAAGTAGTTGCTCTGTTATCTGGTGGTTTAGATAGCCAGCTTGCAGTTAGAATGATGCAGGAACAGGGATTTGAAGTTTCAGCTGTTGCAATAAAAACACCTTTTTGTGATTTTGATTGTGGAAGAGGTTGTGGTTTTGAGATTAGAGAAAGAGCTGATGATCTTAATGTCAATTTAAAAACTGTGTATCTTGGTGATGAATACATTGAGATGTTAAAACATCCGAAACATGGTATTGGTGCTGGATTTAATCCATGTGTTGATTGTAGGACTATGATGTTTGATGCTGCAAAAAAACATATGGAAGAGATCGGTGCTGAATTTATAATTTCGGGAGAAGTGTTAGGACAAAGACCAATGAGTCAACATGCTCCTTCATTAAGAACAATTGAAAAAGATTCAGGTCTGATAGGAAAAATTGTTAGACCATTATCTGCAGGATTACTTCCAGAAACAGATCCTGAAAAAAATGGATTGATCAAAAGAGAAAATCTTGGGATGATTAAAGGAAGAACTAGAAGAGCACAATTAGAGATGGCAAAGAAATATGGAATTGAAAATCCACCTAATGCTGGTGGTGGATGTCTTTTAACTGATCCAACATTTGGTTTACGTGCAAAAGATTTGTTTTCACACATTGAAACTCCTACAATAAATGATATTGATCTACTAAAAGTAGGAAGACATTTCAGATTAGATGAACAAACTAAATTTGTTGTTGGCAGGAATAAAGATGAAAATGAAATGATAAAAGCAATTGCATTACCTGATGATATTTTATTACAGGTTCGTGATCATATGGGGCCAGTTTCAATTTTACGTGGAAAGAATGCAGATATGTATGTAAAATTTGCATCTTCTATTACCTTAAGATATTCAGATGCACCAAAGGGAATACAATCAACAATTACTATTTCTAAAAACAACATAACAAACGAAATCACAGCAGAGCATGCTGAAGAAGAATCATACATTAAATTTAGAATTTAG
- a CDS encoding beta-CASP ribonuclease aCPSF1, translated as MQRKQQQKELPPSQNMMAIILQSIPKEAKVTKIEYEGPRIALYTNSPRYLMENNETISNLVNIIKKRIVVRTDESIRKSEEDARKILAECIPKEANFQGAFFDTATGEVSIEAKRPWLLQRDAKEFNHAEITEKIGWKLRIRKATTIPSRTIQTINANLKLTAVERSKQFKQIGDEIFRPRLAQKSEVSLITLGGFSQVGRSCMLLSTPESKILVDCGINPGAKHPMDSFPRLDFLDITLDELDAIVIGHAHLDHTGFLPALCKFGYKGPIYCTEPTLPMMNLIQLDAIKVAAAQGRTPIYSERDVKQIMKQAITLPYGTVTDISPDIKLVLANAGHILGSALCHFHIGNGDHNFVYSGDIKFGKSILFEAASWNFPRVETLLIESTYGAKEDIQPTRQEVESAFINAVNNTLADGGKVLIPIPAVGRAQEIMMVIDHYMKSGEMVEAPVFTEGMISEASAIHEAYPEYLARELKQKILETDDNPFDSEYFTNIEHADTREEPMRDNSPCIILATSGMLEGGPVLEYFKNIAPDKKNKVLFVSYQVNGTMGRRVLDGSKQVTMLGKEGKVEVVTINCSVEKLDGFSGHSDYNQLMSFVQRLRPKLRRVLVNHGERRKSENLAMNIRRMFRVPAHYPQVQEAIKLF; from the coding sequence ATGCAAAGAAAACAGCAACAAAAAGAATTACCTCCTAGCCAAAATATGATGGCGATCATACTGCAAAGTATACCCAAAGAAGCTAAAGTAACAAAAATTGAATATGAAGGACCAAGAATTGCGTTGTATACAAATTCACCACGTTATTTGATGGAAAACAACGAAACAATTTCTAATCTTGTTAATATAATTAAAAAAAGAATTGTTGTACGAACTGACGAATCTATTAGAAAATCAGAAGAAGACGCAAGAAAAATTTTAGCTGAATGTATTCCAAAAGAAGCAAATTTTCAAGGGGCATTTTTTGATACTGCTACAGGTGAAGTTTCAATTGAAGCTAAAAGACCTTGGTTACTACAAAGAGATGCAAAAGAATTCAATCATGCTGAAATAACTGAAAAAATAGGTTGGAAACTCCGTATAAGAAAAGCAACTACAATACCATCTCGTACTATTCAAACAATAAATGCAAATCTAAAACTCACAGCTGTTGAACGAAGCAAGCAATTCAAACAAATTGGAGATGAGATATTTAGACCTAGATTAGCACAAAAATCTGAGGTATCTCTCATAACACTTGGCGGTTTTAGTCAAGTGGGGAGATCTTGTATGCTCTTATCTACTCCTGAAAGTAAAATCCTAGTTGATTGTGGTATAAATCCTGGTGCTAAACACCCAATGGATTCTTTTCCTAGATTAGATTTCCTAGATATTACTTTAGACGAACTTGATGCAATAGTGATTGGACATGCACACTTAGATCACACTGGGTTCTTACCTGCATTGTGTAAATTTGGTTATAAAGGACCAATTTATTGTACAGAACCAACACTACCCATGATGAATCTTATTCAATTAGATGCAATCAAAGTTGCTGCTGCACAAGGTAGAACACCAATTTACTCCGAAAGAGATGTTAAACAAATCATGAAACAAGCAATTACTTTACCATATGGTACTGTTACAGATATTTCTCCTGACATTAAATTAGTACTTGCAAATGCAGGTCATATTTTAGGTTCAGCTTTATGTCACTTTCATATTGGCAATGGTGATCATAATTTTGTTTATTCCGGTGATATTAAATTTGGAAAAAGTATTTTATTTGAAGCAGCCAGTTGGAATTTCCCTAGAGTTGAAACTCTGTTAATTGAAAGTACATACGGTGCAAAAGAAGACATTCAACCAACCAGACAAGAAGTAGAATCTGCTTTCATTAATGCAGTAAATAACACTCTTGCTGATGGAGGAAAAGTTCTCATTCCTATTCCTGCGGTCGGTCGTGCACAAGAAATCATGATGGTAATTGATCACTATATGAAATCCGGTGAAATGGTTGAAGCTCCTGTTTTTACAGAAGGAATGATTTCAGAAGCTTCTGCAATTCACGAGGCATATCCTGAATACCTTGCTAGAGAATTAAAACAGAAAATCTTAGAAACTGATGATAATCCATTTGACTCAGAATACTTTACAAACATTGAGCACGCTGATACACGAGAAGAACCTATGCGAGACAATTCACCTTGTATTATTTTGGCAACATCTGGAATGTTAGAAGGTGGACCTGTTTTAGAATATTTCAAAAATATTGCTCCTGATAAAAAGAACAAGGTCTTGTTTGTTTCATATCAAGTCAATGGAACTATGGGTAGAAGAGTATTAGATGGTTCAAAACAAGTTACTATGTTAGGTAAAGAAGGAAAAGTAGAAGTTGTTACAATTAATTGCAGTGTTGAAAAACTAGATGGGTTTAGTGGACACAGCGATTATAATCAGCTAATGTCATTTGTTCAAAGACTAAGACCAAAACTTCGTAGAGTACTAGTAAATCACGGAGAACGACGAAAATCAGAAAATTTGGCAATGAATATTAGAAGAATGTTTAGAGTTCCTGCACACTATCCTCAAGTTCAAGAAGCGATCAAATTATTTTAG
- a CDS encoding methyltransferase domain-containing protein, protein MKLDHTEYKQRNIKIWNEIAPRYHKRWAGVNQGPFQSTSKLVDLVNVKKDDSILDLACGTGAVTKKILNRIGNSGRVIGADASVTAINIAKKWNGKKSNLDFINIDAEKFNFNHKFDIITCQYALFFFPNAQKALKNIRNSLKKTGTLGISVHGHKDKVPFFSSILDAITKFIPDYVPPGTPNLDRFGTKKSLYDEIKNAGFSKISIKDFTFSYSPGNFEEYWKNYLKYIAKPIKEKVDALDKSQRSELKQAVKQNTIPYTKRNEVIVFPWQVLILTAKY, encoded by the coding sequence ATGAAACTAGATCATACAGAGTATAAACAAAGAAACATCAAGATATGGAATGAAATAGCACCAAGATATCATAAAAGATGGGCTGGTGTTAATCAAGGACCATTTCAAAGTACTTCAAAATTAGTTGATCTGGTAAATGTAAAGAAAGATGATAGTATTTTAGATCTTGCATGTGGTACAGGTGCAGTTACAAAAAAAATTCTGAATAGAATTGGAAATTCAGGACGTGTTATTGGAGCAGATGCTTCAGTTACTGCAATTAATATTGCAAAAAAATGGAATGGTAAAAAATCCAATTTAGATTTTATAAATATTGATGCTGAAAAATTTAATTTTAATCATAAATTTGACATTATAACATGTCAGTATGCATTATTTTTTTTCCCAAATGCACAAAAAGCATTAAAAAATATCAGAAATAGCCTCAAAAAAACAGGAACATTAGGAATATCAGTTCATGGTCATAAAGACAAAGTTCCATTTTTTAGCAGTATTTTAGATGCTATTACAAAATTTATTCCAGATTATGTACCACCTGGTACACCTAATTTAGATAGATTTGGAACAAAAAAATCATTATACGATGAAATAAAAAATGCAGGATTTTCAAAAATTTCAATAAAAGATTTTACATTTAGCTATAGTCCTGGAAACTTTGAAGAGTACTGGAAAAATTATCTGAAATACATTGCCAAACCAATTAAGGAAAAAGTAGATGCACTAGATAAATCTCAGAGAAGTGAGTTGAAACAGGCAGTTAAACAAAATACTATTCCATATACAAAAAGAAATGAGGTAATAGTATTTCCTTGGCAAGTTTTAATTTTAACTGCAAAATACTAG
- a CDS encoding sn-glycerol-1-phosphate dehydrogenase, translating into MTKSHDRMQSHTMELPRLIEIGERNIGDFGKFVNSLNKSKRISLISGTNVTKIIQKKIESSLKSNKIKFVWHMSGNNTIPAINTIQKDVKKDQSDLIVGIGGGRSVDTAKMIAFNLDKPFVSVPTAASHDGMASPFVSIVGDKPHSIVASAPLGVFVDIDIIRKAPPKLLASGCGDLIANIIAVKDWRLGHEKTGEYYGRYSADLALMSAKIVMENSSYYAKNGLDVRIIVEALISAGVASCIAGSSRPCSGAEHLFSHALDKIAPGRGLHGEKCGIGSIMMAKLQGQDWKKIVKTLKDVGAPTSAKQIGLKSEEIVTALMIAQELRPERYTILKEIEMTEKKALNLAKVTNVI; encoded by the coding sequence ATGACAAAAAGTCATGATCGTATGCAGTCGCATACGATGGAACTGCCCAGGCTCATTGAGATTGGGGAGAGAAACATAGGTGATTTTGGAAAGTTTGTTAATTCTCTCAATAAATCAAAAAGAATTTCGTTAATCAGCGGAACAAATGTAACAAAAATTATTCAGAAAAAAATTGAAAGTTCGTTAAAATCCAATAAAATAAAATTTGTTTGGCATATGTCTGGAAACAATACAATTCCAGCCATAAATACGATCCAAAAAGACGTAAAAAAAGATCAAAGTGACTTGATTGTAGGTATTGGAGGAGGTCGTTCTGTAGATACTGCTAAAATGATTGCATTTAACCTAGATAAACCGTTTGTAAGCGTACCAACAGCTGCTTCGCACGACGGAATGGCAAGTCCATTTGTTTCTATTGTTGGCGATAAACCGCACTCAATTGTTGCATCAGCACCGTTAGGAGTATTTGTAGATATTGATATAATTCGTAAAGCGCCTCCAAAACTTTTAGCTAGTGGTTGCGGTGATCTTATTGCAAATATCATAGCTGTTAAAGATTGGCGGTTAGGACATGAAAAAACAGGTGAGTATTACGGTAGATATTCTGCAGATTTAGCATTGATGAGTGCAAAGATAGTTATGGAAAATTCAAGTTATTATGCTAAAAACGGACTAGATGTAAGAATAATTGTTGAAGCATTGATTAGTGCAGGAGTTGCGTCTTGTATTGCAGGTAGTAGTAGACCGTGTTCAGGAGCAGAACATCTTTTTTCACATGCTTTAGATAAGATTGCACCTGGAAGAGGTCTTCATGGAGAGAAATGCGGTATTGGTTCTATTATGATGGCAAAGTTACAAGGACAAGATTGGAAAAAAATTGTAAAAACGTTAAAAGATGTTGGTGCACCAACATCAGCAAAACAAATTGGTTTAAAATCTGAAGAAATTGTAACTGCTCTAATGATTGCACAAGAATTAAGGCCTGAAAGATATACTATTTTAAAAGAAATTGAAATGACAGAGAAAAAGGCGTTGAATCTTGCAAAAGTAACTAATGTAATTTGA
- a CDS encoding DUF3888 domain-containing protein: MGKNNKKKEDEPKKSDFKSFLKKRAPIYLGIVAIFVVFVIPELTKGNLENSFPDNLTNEEKQILEILMAYNGPNEKGLTVLNAIKEQIAKEYPDEKIYDNKKTKVELNITKVDSTENYKVVLIFESYKGKIDYIWNVNQITKEIKAESSNAKHVIDIVNYYD; this comes from the coding sequence ATGGGTAAAAATAACAAAAAGAAAGAAGATGAACCAAAAAAGTCAGATTTTAAGTCATTTCTAAAAAAAAGAGCTCCAATTTATCTAGGCATAGTAGCAATTTTTGTGGTATTTGTAATTCCTGAATTAACAAAAGGCAACTTAGAAAATAGTTTTCCAGACAATTTAACAAATGAAGAAAAACAAATTTTAGAAATTTTAATGGCATATAATGGTCCAAATGAAAAAGGATTAACCGTATTGAATGCAATTAAAGAACAAATTGCTAAAGAGTATCCTGATGAAAAAATATACGATAACAAAAAGACAAAAGTGGAACTAAATATTACTAAAGTTGATTCTACTGAAAATTACAAAGTAGTTTTAATATTTGAATCCTATAAAGGAAAGATAGACTATATCTGGAATGTAAATCAAATTACAAAAGAAATCAAGGCTGAAAGCTCAAATGCAAAACACGTAATTGATATTGTAAACTATTACGACTAA
- the panB gene encoding 3-methyl-2-oxobutanoate hydroxymethyltransferase — protein MHKSVYDIIRMKKDGKKISVVTSYDYTLASLCDKAGIDVLLVGDSAGMVMLGYENTIPVTMDQMCMFTEAVSRARKNALLVADLPFMSYQVSIEDAIKNSGKLIQAGADAVKLEGGIAMSETISAITDIGIPVMGHIGLQPQTTMLSEGYKVQGKTKDTAIKLIEDAKELEEAGAFSIVLEMVSHEVAQIISETVSIPTIGIGSGVGCNGQVLVVQDLLGMYEKIKPKFAKRYLNLSEEIVKSLENYKTEVESGIFPAQENWFSMDEDEFKKLREQIGS, from the coding sequence TTGCATAAATCAGTCTACGATATTATTCGAATGAAAAAAGATGGTAAAAAAATTTCAGTCGTTACAAGTTATGATTATACACTTGCTTCACTTTGTGATAAAGCAGGAATAGACGTTCTACTTGTTGGAGATAGTGCGGGCATGGTAATGCTTGGCTATGAAAATACCATACCAGTAACAATGGATCAAATGTGTATGTTTACAGAAGCAGTTAGTAGAGCAAGGAAAAATGCTTTGTTGGTTGCAGATTTACCATTTATGTCATATCAAGTAAGTATTGAGGATGCAATAAAAAATTCTGGCAAATTAATACAAGCAGGAGCTGATGCAGTAAAACTAGAAGGTGGAATTGCAATGTCAGAAACAATTAGTGCAATTACAGATATCGGTATTCCAGTAATGGGCCATATTGGATTACAACCACAAACAACAATGTTATCTGAAGGATATAAGGTACAGGGGAAAACAAAAGACACTGCAATAAAATTAATTGAAGATGCAAAGGAGCTTGAAGAAGCTGGTGCGTTCAGTATTGTTTTAGAAATGGTAAGTCATGAGGTTGCACAAATAATTTCAGAGACAGTAAGTATACCAACGATTGGAATTGGTTCAGGAGTTGGTTGCAACGGACAGGTTCTAGTTGTGCAAGACTTGTTGGGAATGTATGAAAAAATCAAACCGAAATTTGCAAAAAGATATTTGAATTTATCAGAGGAAATTGTAAAATCTCTTGAAAATTATAAAACAGAAGTAGAATCAGGCATATTTCCTGCCCAAGAAAACTGGTTTTCAATGGATGAAGATGAATTTAAAAAACTACGAGAGCAAATTGGCAGCTAA
- the sepF gene encoding cell division protein SepF has protein sequence MQKQENPTYLKAITIRDISDVHSIKEDIKKEMILILRVTPLAQKNVEQLRKVVEELYSIAKTEGADIARLGEERIIVAPSNIKIWKPEYDLK, from the coding sequence ATGCAAAAACAGGAAAATCCCACATATTTGAAAGCCATTACTATACGAGACATTAGTGATGTACATTCTATTAAAGAAGATATCAAAAAAGAAATGATTTTAATTCTTAGAGTTACACCATTGGCTCAAAAAAATGTTGAACAGCTTAGAAAAGTAGTTGAGGAGTTGTATTCTATTGCAAAAACTGAGGGTGCAGATATTGCAAGATTGGGTGAAGAAAGAATTATTGTGGCACCATCAAATATTAAAATCTGGAAACCAGAATACGATCTAAAATAA